CGGAGAGGGCTGCCCTCCCCTGCCACTTGCGAGGGCTACCCTCGCCTAAGGCCAGTGGAGGTTGAAGCCTGGTGAGTtagggtaaaaagaaaaatagaaaaaagaataaaaggaaaaaaataaaaaataatgaaattattcggaaattattaaaatattattaaaaattcttTTCGTCAACACCGGTGGTACCATATAGGACGGCTGGCGTTCACGTTAGTGACTTTCGACcaattggattgaattgaaaaaagttaaaaatgtttaggatcgaatcggcaaatttaaaaggtttaagactgaattgacaatatGATTCTAATAGTTGCGTACTCGATTTCAACGGCACATATCAAACTTCCACCTTTTAAATGGGGAAGGCATCGCTAATAGTCATGCGGCCCTACTGGGGATGCAAGAATCATAGGTGCAAGTTTAACTTTGGCGCTCTACAAATAGATAGAACAAAAGTTAGAGAGGAAAAAGTTAGAGATAGGGCAAACAAAAAAGGGGGGAGGCGTCGGTTTTTCACATGAGCGATTAGACCTTTTTTACTAAAAAGAAATGTGTTCAACTAAAACAAATTCAAACCAATCATTTGCCGACCCAATTATTCATTTCACGCTTGAGAACATGGTTCTAGAACTGCTAAGTCGATCGGCACACGCAAGCAACATGGACGATGAAAGAGTGTGAAACTCCAAcgaatgattctgattctatgCATCAGGACACGATCAGTACGCGATTTAAAATTCACATATCGCATTAAATGCCGACTTTTGTGTACatctaataaaaaattccagTCGGAAATGCCTATCGAAACCTCTATTTTGTCCATATTACTATATTTCTAAAGTCAATAATTAACGAAATAAAGAAAACCAACTTGCTTATATTCGGTTGGATAAGATAATCCATGtaaattttaaatcattaaCTGCATAACTGAGATTTTTACATGGTATTAACAACCATATATAAAATTTGTGCAAATTATTTTAGGGCATGTATGGCAGCACTTATGGAGCAGAATTTCGTTTGGTTACGCAAATTCACTTTTCTACTTgtggagtaatttttttttctgctttagaagtagTTTTGCAGCCCCTTGAAGATGTAAaataaatttacttctctccaaaattagaaaaattaactccaaaaatgaaaaacaaaatcagaTTTTGAGCAATGATATCTCTCGACGCCGAAATTGCATTCGGCTTTTGGCATCAAACTTTTGCTTGCTTCAATGAACACGTCGGCTATGATTAATCGTATTGGGAACTAGAGTGATTCGATCAAAAAAGCTAACAACAATGGGAGTGTAATCGAGTCGATACTGTCAAGTTCGAGCTCGACTTGCATATGCGACACAAAGACTCGGACTCAAGATCAGTCGAGTGTTAAAATTATGCTCGAGCTACGTCGATCATAAAATCGAGAAATACCGGTACTCGGCTCGGCTCGAGTGTAATCAATTTATCAAGGGACTCGAGCGCGAGCTCAATCCAAGTCGTTCAAAGAGCTCGACTAATGTGAATATGCTATGTAATCTCGAGGATATTTGTGCCTATTTTGACTATATCTAAACGGTTCTCCttaagaaaataatagaaaCTCGATTAGGCAAGCCAAGCGATGAAGTTGAAGAAACCATTTTGGGCCACTATAGTCCGCTTTTTTCCCTGGCCCAGCAGGAGTGAAAATACTATTTCATGATCCAAGCCCACTTGAAGAGCATCAAGGTCGTCCAACTCTCGATGATTTCTGTCTAGTGTCTTTCACTATCCATCCCATGGCCATGGCTcgcttatttttcttttttgatcacTCACGGCACGACTGCAATTAGCAGGCTGTTTAGAGTAGAACTAGCACAACTACCCATTAGCAGTGGGCACCGGGTCCGGTTTTATCCGGGAACATAGAACCGATCGGTTCCTGGTTCCAAGGCCGGAACCTTCCCGAGAGCCGGGAACTGGGAGTTGATGTCGTAATGCGCAACGATTTAAAAACGTGTCATACATGGCTAATGTTCTCTTTATGGTATTGCAACCTAATTCAGCAATACATGTATTGCTAAGCGTGTCCTCGAACAACATTGAAGGAATTAAAACATAAGTGAGTTATAATTGTACTCTCATTTTCAATTTATCCATAAAATATCACCACCCCTCGTCTCCTGTACTTTCCAGTAAATATGTTTGTGCTCCAACTTTATCCATGTTCAATGTAAAGTTGCCCCACATTTGGTAAAAGgatttgtggtaaaaaaatatccccAATATGGCAAAATGACATTAATGGTGGTGAATGTGTATAAACATGTTAtaaaaaggacacttttaaaCATAGGGAGAACTGAGCCATGGCTTTCGACATGAAAAAACAGCAATATAACCATTTGATCAACAAACGTTTTTGCAGTGAAATGGTGCAAAcactaatattatttttatttaaaaaaaaaggtgattttCGTGGACAAAACAAAATTGGAACAGAACCGCCCGATTCTGGAACTGGCTCCAGAACTGTCCGGTCCAATTTTTCGACTTCGACATTTTAGAACggggaaccaatcacccctactACTCATCGTCATTGCTCCTACTTAAACACGAGTTCCTGGGAACTGAATCTAACTCGCAATCATCAGCTTTTGAGCCGAAAGCGTAGGAATATTCTTACCCTCGGGTCAATCACGAGATGAGGGGTATGTGGCTCGATTATTGATCAAACTCATTCATTCACCCAAAGATGTAAGTCTCATTCCGAGAGGCCTATTCAGCACGGACCCATAGTTAGGTGAAACAATAATGAAGATCCCTCCTATGTTCGGAAAGATCTCAAGTAGCTCGAGAAACCCTAGGAGTTCCAAACTTTCACCAGAAAGTGACGTAAACATACATGGCCATGGCCTTTTGTGATTATTGGGAATGTTTCTTTTTGGGAGCTCGACTCACATGAAACGAATCGCTCGTCGCAAAAGTTTAAACAAACGGACAACACAAAAGGGTCCAAAGTCGTCCCAATCGATCTTAAATCTCGAAAGCCAGCCAAGTGCAAAAACATACTACTTTAGGTATTTTTCATCCTATCCGACTTTGAATCATTGCGCCCCAACACAGCCTAAAGTGCATGATCGTACCAAATTGAGATTTACACATCCGTAAGTTCGATCTACCACTAATGTACCCCGCTGATTGAATGCATGCGAGATTTCTGCCCCCAATAGATCACATGAGATGATAACAAGCGATTTTCATTTACCCTAGAAgcctttgcatttttccaaataattccCCCAAAGTCGAATCAAACGTACCACACCCGATAGCATCCTTGGCTTTACTCCCCCCCTCGTGCCATTAAATTCAAAACACCCATCAATCATCTGCTACAATTAACGTCCACCGTTCACCCTGTGATCCAGGCATGTGATTGAGGGAATGCGGGACCTAACTGCTTCGGATCATCATTTATAGCTACGAAACACATGCTTAGCGGATCATCTCCATTGGGAAAAGTAATGTATCTATTGACCATAAGTCAGTGTGTATATTATAGTATCCATTAGACATTAACCCAAGACATCTCAACCCCACCCTACTCTTGTCATGTAACAATTGATGCATAGAAAGCGAAAATATTTCctccctttatttttcaaaaatgatagATTATATCGCGAATGAgatatattttcatcgtctacgaaaatatttagctatgaattattattaaaaataaaaaaaattattagttaattatttcaagggataaaatcgatcatttttaagaaaatattttctaaatcgtgCAATCAAGTGTTTCGAGAGCGCTTGTTAAGACGTCATATACTGGGTTGACTTTACGTTCTTCGCGTGCTGGCGGACCCCGTTGAGAATGTGGATTTGCTTTAATTGTTATTTGGACTAGCCAGAGTGGCAGCATGCTTTTTACGGATGAAAGTGAACTCCACGGAATGCCTAGAGAACGTGTGGTCAATCTAGATAATCTTTctcgaccaacaaaaaaaaaataaaaaataaggaatCTAGATAATCTTTCCTTTTGAGGTGTGCAATTTGAGTACTGGAAAAATCTTTTTTGACCGAAAAAATTAGTGAAGAAATGTAATGCCTCATGTGCATAAATAAATCGACTTCCAAAACCCACAACGCAAGTACTCTCCATCTGGGTCTGTCTCAATTTTGGAAGGGAAATTGACCAAATGGCTTGtaaattttgactcaatatgcaatatagtttttgaattttagcccaatatgaAATGTAATtcctgaattttcaatttattcaatgtgatctctaaactttttaaacatgttcaacttagtccataaactataaaaaaatatttaatgtgatccctgaatttgaattaatgaaaagacaatattgaacattttcctatagtttagagactaaattgaacatgtttaaaaaattcaagaactatatTACACGTcgagctaaagttcatggaccataatgattaaattaaaagttcatgtatcgcattacatattgaatcaaagttcaagaactatttATATCATTATCTCTTTTTGGAACcaacttttaacttttaattttttttttgtggttatttattttgtgttttACTTAAATTACTTCCCATTTTTGTTAATGCTACCGTATCTTTGTGACTGTGTAATGATGCGTAGCATGGTTGATAATTCGTGAAGCGGAATGCCGTTTCGATCGGGAAAAAGAATGAAACTGGTAGCGAAGGGGGAGCCGGATGGGTGCGGCACGTACGTGCGTACGGCTCCGCCGGTGATCCGTAGCCTGGAAACCACCACCGTTGGATTAGATTTCGCCTTTTTTgcgttttccctttttctcattTAACTTTAACTAAAACGACCCTCCCGctttatggaaaagagcaagaatagaatggagagagagagagagagagagagaggcatcaTCGTCAGGTACAGACATGAAGACGCGTCTGTCTTTTCCAGCCTGGCACGTCCCCTTTTATCCCCCCTGCAAAAACCACAAAAGGACACCCTCACTCACTAAATTCCCATAATACCCcctatcctctctctctctttctctctctctctcgtcaaAGCACCAGTCTAACCACACCGTCGGACCCATTCTCGATTCCTCCCACCACCATGCCTCCGCCACCTCACCATtgcctccttttctctctcttcctcatctcCGCCGCTTCCTCCGCCGTCGTCACCGACCTCCCGGAGTTCCGAGAAGCCCCCGCGTTCCGTAACGGCGGAGAGTGCCCCAAAACGACGTGGCCGACACGCCCACAGCAGGGGGACGCCGACGCCGACATCATCCACATCGCGATGACCCTCGACACCACCTACCTCCGGGGCTCCGTCGCCGGGGTCTTCTCCGTCCTTCAGCACGCCTCCTGCCCCGAGAACCTCGTCTTCCACTTCGTCGCCGCCTCCCGCCTCCGCCCCGTCCTCCGCCGCACCATCGCCTCCACCTTCCCCTACCTGACGTTCCGCCTCTACCACTTCAACGCGGACCTCGTCCGCGGCAAGATCACCTACTCCGTCCGCCGCGCCCTGGACCAGCCCCTCAACTACGCCCGGATGTACCTCGCGGAGCTCCTCCCCACCTCCGTCCGCCGCATCATCTACTTCGACTCGGACCTCATCGTCGTCGACGACGTGGCCAAGCTCTGGTCCATCGACCTCCGAGACCGGGTCCTCGGGGCCCCCGAGTACTGCCACGCCAACTTCACCGCCTACTTCACCCGGCGGTTCTGGTCCAGCCCGGCCCACGCGGCGGCGCTCCGGGGGCGGAGGCCGTGCTACTTCAACACGGGCGTGATGGTGATCGACCTGTGGAGATGGCGAGAGGGCAGGTACACGGAGAGGCTGGAGGGGTGGATGAGGATACAGAAGAGGGAGAGGATCTACGAGCTGGGGTCGCTGCCGCCGTTCCTGCTGGTGTTCGCGGGCGAGGTGGAGGGGGTGGAGCACCGGTGGAACCAGCACGGGCTGGGAGGGGACAATGTGAGGGGGCAGTGCCGGGATCTGCACCCGGGGCCGGTGAGCCTCCTCCACTGGAGCGGAAAGGGAAAGCCGTGGCTGCGGCTGGACTCGCGGCGGCAGTGCCCGCTGGACTCGCTGTGGGCGCCGTACGACCTGCTGCGCCACCCGTCGCTGTTCTCCGACAGCTGAGCACGGGGCTATGTACGACGGCGCGAGGGAAGGAGAGCGACGGCGGGGGACGCGCGGCGGGGGTGAAATCGTAATTAATGGAAGTATTGGGGGCTGGGGGGGAGGACTGGAGTGAGAATTTCAGAGCGAAAGGCGACAAGAATGTCACCGTCAGGCGTAAAAGCTGCGAGAATTACGGTCGTTGATTTTCAGCGGACTCCCTGTGATTGCTCGAGAAAATGGGAGTGAAAGGCGAAGgcggaaaaacaagaaaaaaaaaaaagttgggaaatGACGTTTTCATCCcattgaattttggaaaataaaatttgaatccGAATAAAACAAGCCGAGAGGGTCACGACGGACGGGGACAATTTTGAGGGgctctttattttattatctcCTTAAGTGGGTATGGTGGGGAGTTTGGACTCGGAGGATACGACGTCGCTTTCATTGCGGTGATTCATCATCATGGTGGGAGGATCTCTCTTTTCTACGTATTGCGGACGCGAAGGTATAATCTGTTTCCGCTTTTCCGACTTCTAATTTTTGGGGTTTACTTCGTCATTCCTTTCCGCCTTGGACAGGTGAAAGTGTGGACAGAGATGTACTGGGCGTCTTCGTATTGCTGTATGTAGAATCTGCTGTCGGACCATAGTGGATTGTTATTATTTGCGATGGCAGTTGAATGCAATCGTTTCTTTCTTCACGTGATGCAATCCGTCCGTGCCGAACGGCACGCGCCGTTCGGTTTAGGATAGTTCGATCCGGCATAGTGTCTGACGCGTGCGAGCTCTGTCTCGACATTTGCGGTTTGGATGAGGTGAGCCCACGTTGTCCAAAGAAGATGCATGACATTGGGATCACATGGCAACGGAGTCATGTAATAATGGATGGCTTTTTAGGTTGCACTGTGGCAGTCGGCTCGCCAATCGGGTTGTATCATCCCCGGTCGTGTTAGGCCATAATATATGAGAGCTCATGAGCTGAAAATCGTCAGGAAATTGCTTTGCTCCGCCTAATGGTTGAGTAGATTAGCAATTGTCGCGATACAAATGTACATGAGGTTTAGAATCTCCATTGTCTCTAAACttaaaggggggaaaaaaagactCTCTGGCGTAATAGCTTCACATGATAACTGGTCATTAGCAATGCAATGCGGtattgtctaaatattttctaaacaaAGCTACAACGTAGAACAATCTCTGGCTGAACAATGGTAATACTTCTCCATCAGTTAAGGGTTAGTGGTGTCGGATCACTGAAAATTAGTCTAGCATTAACGCTTCATTTGGTTCGCGGAAGAtattttattggaaaaaaaattcctaatctCCAATGTTCGGAGCACTTCCAACGATGAATTAATGAAGAAGATTCTCATAGTCAATGACAAATCTAtgtttaaatttaggaaaatgattcctcttttaaaaatcaaaattcatttttcaaaggCAATTGGACATCGGCACTTGAACCGGAGACTTGGGCGCTTGGGCATGAGAACCCTAACCCCCATGTTCGGGTCTTGGATTGAGTTTGGGCCCGAGTTCGAGAGGCCAAGCTCGGGATCTCGGTATCCGTGCCATGTCTCTAGCGGTCATGCCTTGGTATTCGTCTCCCAGCTcgggtccatcgaggccaagACATGCTCCTCGGCCGCTAGGAACCACAAAGGCCGGGCCATGTACCTCGAGGGCGAGCCTCAACTTCCACTCCCAAGTGACTAGGGCCCCCGCCTAGGCTCACGAAGGTCGGCCCCCGTGCTTGAATCTTTGGTGGCCATGCCCGAGTACCTAGCTCTTGAGCTCGAGTCACAAGCACTTAGGCCCGAGTCCATAGAGGCTTGGCTTGAGACCCTAGTGCCTATGACTATGTCCTTAGCGACCATGCATGAGTACTCGACTCCCTTGCCCAAGTCACTAGCACTTATGCTTGGGTCCTCTGAGACCAAGTTTGGATCTCTTGAGGTTAGGCCTAGGATCCTAGTGCCTATGCTTAAGTGCCCAATAGCTATATGTCCAAGATCCTATTTCCGGTGCTCATGTTCACAGCGGCCAAGCCTAGGTGTCATAACCTGGTGCCGAAGTCCCTAGCTCAAAGGCCCGATTCCTTGGCAGCCGAGTCCAAGATCCCAGTGCCGGTACTTGGTTCCCGGGCAATTGGGTGTCCCTTATATTAATTCACTAGTGATTGATTCCATTTCCAAACAACCgaaaacaattttcaaatttcagccagttattgaaaattattatcATGTTTCCAGAAAAtggatttttgggaaaatatttttcagaaatgccaaatttttagcaaaacaaacggagcctaaagtTGCCCATAAACTTTGGTCCCCAATTCAAAATCTCAACAAAACTAGAGTCAAGGAGATGCTAAATGACATGTCCATTCcatatttgaaattgaaaatggcATTGAAAGCCGAGAGGGACGTCACGTGCAACGCTGACCAACCTTGTCGAGGAAAACATTAGTTATTTAGGTCATGAAAAATACAAGAGGCCCAGCAATTGAGAACTTAAAAATCAAGTTAAACCGACATTTCCAGTTAACACACAACTCGGACCCTGCGATTTAGATCAGATTACTACTTAATTGGTCCTCCTCGGAGGCATATAAGGTTCTCACACCAAGGTCCAATCGCCTAGGCCATTGCGATTCCCTATTTTTATTTGCTAAATCAACATACGGTCAATCGTACCATTGATAATCAAGTATAAACCAACTGAAAATTTGCTTGAATGATCAAAAGCTTAGTTTGGATATGACATATAACGCGTACGAATCCCGTCGGCACTTTAATTAACCTTACGGGCAACACATGAGACACTCTAGGATTGAGAATTACCCGATGCTGATGTACGAGATAATATATGGGCATtcgcaaaaaaagagaaagctgTATCTAAGGATCGAACCACCCCCCCTCTTCTTTTCACAGGAGAATTATCCTGAGTTGGCATCATGTGTGACAAATTATGATTCTCGAGGTGCAAAATCAAAACCCATCTCATCATTTAGTTAACTCATTCGTGTTAGGAAGCTTCATACGATACACACAGCCTAcgtactcttcttcttcttcttcttcttcttcttctttaaataCAATCTCACATGAGTGGGTAATGATAATTTAGAAAGCTTGACAGCTATCCAAATCAATGGGGATGTGGAGGAATGCGTAAAAGAAGAAGTAGTTGAAGTTTTTTCCAATGTTAGATGGCACCATGAATGTTATTATTCAAATGGTCAAATGTCTAAATTAACTGGCCAACTAGAGGAGGATCATTCAATGAACTTCCAATTTCCTGCCTATTAATGGCACGAATAATGGCATCAAAATGGTacgaataaaaatgagaaaaaaagaaaaaactactttCATTTTTGTGAATTAATTTAGTGGGTGCGGATCCAGATGATCCGGGCTGGTGGATCTCGTGGGCGCGGCACGCTCTCCCATCATCCCATGGGCCATCGCTGGCTCTTCCTGAGGTCCTAGTACATAGTACTCcacaacctctctctcttccccaacTATATAAGGGCCTCTCCATAATCTAACCAATTCCCCAccattgactctctctctctctctcgctctctaaaTCATCATTAACACTTGTGATTTTCATTGGAGATTTGAGAATGAAgacgatgatggtgatgatgaacAGTCCTTCGTGCGGAGGAGCTTCAAAGAGAAGAGCGTCGAGCAGAGGAGTGAGAGTGGCGATAAGAGAACAGAGAGCGAGGCTCTACATCATCCGACGGTGCGTAGTCATGCTCTTGTGCTGGCATGACTAAACAACTTTCAACGAGGGAAAGAGCGTTgggcattttctttcttttcccctcaaTTCCTCCCCTTCCTTCTTATCATTTTGGGTTTCGTCCGGAGACTTGAGGGTGTACAAAATCTTGCCAACTTCGGAGTTGGCTTAACGGACATATTAGATTCACATAGTGGTTGCAATGCTGAAATATAATTCAATTCAATGTGTTTCGGCCGAAAATGGTTTGTtgacgaaatatctttcaccaaaGGTTGGatctttggcttttttttttaaaatgaattgGGTTCTACGGAGATTCGAACAGGCAAGAATATGTGTAGTTTCGATTGTTAACTCTGACTAcactaaaaaaatgaagaattgcaAATAAGAATAATAAATCGATAAATTGAACTGCAAGAAGGGGAGAAGTGTTTTTGATCGCCGGTCCACTCGGCATGGCCTTTCATAGCTTTGTACAAAATGTAACCATCGGAATGAGGTTATCTTCAAATTCTAATAACCTCTGAGATTTTGGGACTCGATTTGATTGCCTTTGACCGCACGTTCTTATCCATGATCACTTACGATCCATTAGTTATCTTCTGATTCAATTCATACTTaacattttctttctcaattttcacTTACACTACTGTGATCGACCCCTTGTCATTGTATATCGATAATTAACCTAATTGATCACCTTTCATCAATAATATCATCGGCCACATAACATCATCGTATGTCAATGATTGGTCTTAGTCGACCAATTTTCATCAATAACATCATCGGCCACATAACGTCGATGTATGTCAATAAATAGTTCTAGTCAATCAACTTTCATCGGTAACATCATTGGCCACGTCACACCGACCTACATTAGGCGCCAATTTgtgatggtattttttggttgctctatcaacaacttgatATGAATTTCCATCGACTCATAAAGACTTAGGTTATTTTTTAGTGTCAACAAAATGCCAAGTCAAACCAAGTTTCGCGACTTTTTTACGagataatgatacaaatggtcctTCAAATTTGGCCCAAAATGCAATatggtctatgaactttaaatttattcaatgtggtccctataCTTTAGCCTACTATGTTCCATGTACTTTTGGTACGGGTTCAATTCAATTCGTGGACTGTATAAAATAATTCATTGTTTGAATAATTTCATATAGTCCgaaaactaaattaaacatgtatcaaaagtccatggactacattgaacaatttTAAAGTTTAGGCACCACATTTCACATTGTGCTAAAGTTTGTGGACCATTTGCATCGTTTATTtgtgttagaatgcacgtgtaaGTTATGTTAAAGAAGTCTCatattggagaattaatgtagtatgaaacaattaatatatctacATTGACCTATAActtattggcttaaacttttgagtgaatgtctGTCAAACTAGATATATTGACGGGGCTcaaacttgggctccctcttggcgatctcctcgGGTGAAGGTATCAAACTTTTATTGTGCCCTCCTAATaatggtattagagccgatGGTTAATTGGTGGGCCTTCAATCTAttttggtgtttggtgaatatctcaagaaagaaaTTTCCATGATCGACGCTTATTGGAAATTGTGCTGGCCTAGCAAGAAGAGACCACGGACAGTTGGTTTGGTGACGCGAGGTCGAGACCATGGATGATGCAATCCCATGTTAGCAGTTGATGTTAGTTGGATGCGATACATAGTTGTAGGTGCATTGCAATTACTttgagattcaagttgagataaattgaTGCGGGACGATACTTGAATTGAAGGGGAGCAAACCTAACAAAATGGAACCcacacgtgagggggagattgttataGAATACACGcgtaagttgtgttagaaaagtttcatgttggagaattaatgtggtgtagagcagttaatatatttaaGTTAACCCATAACTCAtgggcttaaacttttgagtgaaggtggatccaactagatatattgaGGGATTCGGACTTAGGCTCCCTCTCGGCGATCTCTGTGAGTGAAGGTATCGGATTTCTGCTGTGCATTCTAACAATTTGGTTCTCTAGTTTATGTTTACAATTGTGTTCTCACATATTAATCCCATGTTCATGAGAGGtggaaaattaacaaattagtcctaaatcctATTATGCGGATGTCAAtttaagtcttaaacttttcaatttcgcCAATTTAGTTTGTTAAAAAGTTCTAGGGAAAATTGACATGAAGGACTACACTAGTATTTTGCACAAAGGTCGAGAACTAAATTgacgaaattgaaaaatttaagattaagtTGACATTCGTACAATGAGAATTGGGACTGGTTGAAAAAATTCCCCCGTGAGAGAGAACATATTCTTCATGTTATTCATCATATCACCTTATTGTCGCTGGTCTCCTCTTAGAGATGtcaaaataagtcataaatctattttttgACTTATAGCGTTTGGTGTTGAGCTGTGAATGGGTTGTTAGACATTGGAAAGGCTAGTTGAAAATatgtctaaaaaaaataaaatccaaccAGAGTGAGTTTAGAAACTCTTTTATGACTGATTTAACAATTAAATTTGTATCGGTTGGGTTTTGGCGACGTATTTTGGACACACCCTTTTAAGAATTTTCCTCACTGTAAATAGAATATGAGTTCAAAATGACAGTGACAGAAAAAGCATGATCGTTCCTTCGTCGTTTCAAAATTTCGCGGAACCGGCGAGAGCGCAGAGCGAAGTCAAAACCTTTGGCTTCTCTTCGATAAGTTCAAGCTCGCGATTTCACGCCACCTCTCGGTccctcatcatcatcttcttcgcaATGCCTCGTCTCCTGCACGAGTCAGCTTTCACGAGTCACTCTTGACGGTTGCCCTGACGATTGGGAAGCTGTCGACAGGTCCGAGTTCATGCTCCTCCCGCTCTCGATCCCGACATCCATAAGGAGGACAATGGCGGGAAAATCACTGTTACGGTGAATTTGGAAAGTTTCCATTGTATGTTAAGAACGTAAAGGGTTGTTTTCGGACAGGAAGCGTTTGTTGCTGTGCAAATAATCTGGCTTGGCGAAATTGGGATTGTTGCAGGCTCTTCACGGCGGCAAAGACGTGTTCTCCTTGTTGCAAGCGGATGGCGACTATGGGTACTCCCCCGGGTAAGCTCAAGTGCTCGAGCTTGATGGAACCGAAACCGACGGACTCGGATGGATTTAATTTGATGTGCTTGATTGATTCAGTGCGCTCTGTGTTAAATGGTTAAGTTGCCTATTAGAACCGGGTCCTCAATGGAACTAAAGGAGTAGTCGGAGCCGAACTGGAACTCGTCGCCGATGCG
The genomic region above belongs to Rhodamnia argentea isolate NSW1041297 chromosome 6, ASM2092103v1, whole genome shotgun sequence and contains:
- the LOC115755545 gene encoding probable galacturonosyltransferase-like 3 isoform X1, producing the protein MPPPPHHCLLFSLFLISAASSAVVTDLPEFREAPAFRNGGECPKTTWPTRPQQGDADADIIHIAMTLDTTYLRGSVAGVFSVLQHASCPENLVFHFVAASRLRPVLRRTIASTFPYLTFRLYHFNADLVRGKITYSVRRALDQPLNYARMYLAELLPTSVRRIIYFDSDLIVVDDVAKLWSIDLRDRVLGAPEYCHANFTAYFTRRFWSSPAHAAALRGRRPCYFNTGVMVIDLWRWREGRYTERLEGWMRIQKRERIYELGSLPPFLLVFAGEVEGVEHRWNQHGLGGDNVRGQCRDLHPGPVSLLHWSGKGKPWLRLDSRRQCPLDSLWAPYDLLRHPSLFSDS
- the LOC115755545 gene encoding probable galacturonosyltransferase-like 3 isoform X2; the encoded protein is MPPPPHHCLLFSLFLISAASSAVVTDLPEFREAPAFRNGGECPKTTWPTRPQQGDADADIIHIAMTLDTTYLRGSVAGVFSVLQHASCPENLVFHFVAASRLRPVLRRTIASTFPYLTFRLYHFNADLVRGKLWSIDLRDRVLGAPEYCHANFTAYFTRRFWSSPAHAAALRGRRPCYFNTGVMVIDLWRWREGRYTERLEGWMRIQKRERIYELGSLPPFLLVFAGEVEGVEHRWNQHGLGGDNVRGQCRDLHPGPVSLLHWSGKGKPWLRLDSRRQCPLDSLWAPYDLLRHPSLFSDS